The following coding sequences are from one Campylobacter sp. RM16187 window:
- a CDS encoding DNA-binding protein: protein MRKLSVSQASEVLGITKEAIYNRIRRKSLKSIDEKGVKYVLIEDDEATNEPQTKAKITKTNTKKIVSENSSETSEERSEFIKFLLTQLEELKEQNRNLQGDKERLHAQKEQILIANKDEIAEIYKERDEKFRYFLQMLERPLLARQNGEYIRPIDVEFDEGHETIHSEEKAKFDNEVKDEPKVKKWLSLSEFLKSLNLKNKKIKKIQKLIIKNIGKSKFIKFKDGVIWVRNEKSIKQIVGEV from the coding sequence ATGCGTAAGTTATCCGTTAGCCAAGCCTCCGAAGTTTTAGGCATAACAAAAGAGGCGATCTATAACAGGATAAGACGAAAAAGCTTAAAATCAATCGATGAAAAAGGCGTTAAATACGTGCTAATCGAAGATGATGAAGCAACTAACGAGCCACAAACAAAAGCCAAAATAACCAAAACAAACACTAAAAAAATCGTTAGTGAAAATTCAAGTGAAACTAGCGAAGAGCGAAGTGAATTTATCAAATTTTTACTAACACAGCTTGAAGAGCTAAAAGAGCAAAATAGAAATTTGCAAGGCGATAAAGAGCGTTTGCATGCACAAAAAGAGCAAATTTTAATCGCTAACAAAGATGAAATCGCTGAAATTTACAAAGAGCGCGACGAGAAATTTAGATATTTTTTGCAGATGCTTGAGCGTCCGCTTTTAGCAAGACAAAATGGCGAATATATCCGTCCGATCGATGTTGAATTTGACGAAGGCCATGAGACGATCCATAGTGAAGAAAAAGCTAAATTTGATAACGAAGTAAAAGATGAGCCAAAGGTCAAAAAATGGCTTAGCTTAAGCGAATTTTTAAAAAGCTTAAATTTAAAAAATAAAAAGATAAAAAAGATACAAAAACTGATCATTAAAAATATCGGCAAGTCGAAATTTATCAAATTTAAAGACGGCGTGATATGGGTAAGAAATGAAAAATCAATAAAACAGATAGTAGGTGAAGTATGA
- a CDS encoding UPF0323 family lipoprotein: MKRIKKIATYAAVGGFGAVVMAGLAGCSGGGEDQSVVQEAAQAQGAFVIIEETAPGSYKVLEEYPSSETRVVLKQLDGKERVLTKEEMDKLIAEENAKIDNGTSNLTKPDAQLSSGGLGLGEVLLSSIAGGILGSWIGSKLFNNQAFQNHRQTAYKNPSTYSRSVDSFNKAKATSSAGKPAGGKSGFFGSGSKTNQSAGG, translated from the coding sequence ATGAAAAGAATCAAAAAAATTGCAACTTATGCCGCTGTAGGCGGATTTGGCGCGGTAGTTATGGCAGGTCTTGCGGGATGTAGCGGAGGCGGAGAGGATCAAAGCGTAGTGCAAGAAGCGGCGCAAGCTCAAGGAGCTTTCGTTATCATAGAAGAGACCGCACCTGGCTCTTACAAAGTGCTTGAAGAGTATCCAAGCAGTGAAACCAGAGTCGTGCTAAAGCAGCTTGACGGCAAGGAGCGCGTGCTAACAAAAGAGGAGATGGATAAACTAATCGCCGAAGAAAACGCTAAGATCGATAACGGTACTTCAAATTTGACAAAACCTGATGCGCAGCTTAGTAGTGGCGGGCTTGGGCTTGGTGAAGTTTTATTATCTTCGATTGCAGGAGGTATTTTAGGAAGCTGGATAGGTAGCAAGCTGTTTAACAACCAAGCTTTTCAAAACCATCGTCAAACAGCATATAAAAACCCTTCGACTTACTCAAGAAGCGTTGATAGCTTTAATAAAGCTAAGGCTACAAGCTCTGCAGGCAAGCCTGCCGGAGGTAAGAGTGGATTTTTCGGTAGCGGAAGCAAAACTAATCAATCGGCAGGTGGATGA